One Nonomuraea angiospora DNA segment encodes these proteins:
- a CDS encoding NAD(P)/FAD-dependent oxidoreductase, producing MGRDLPGRASVVIIGGGAMGVSSAYALAAAGVRDVVLVDKGPLGSGSTSKAAGGVRAQFSDRVNIELAVRSLETFETFAERFGQEIDLHKPGYLFLLDSPESVAEFEKNVAIQNDLGVPSRMIPVREAKELSPLIDTDGLLAAAYSPTDGHCTPESVVLGYAGAARRLGARLLPNCAATGIEVVDGRIVAVRTEAGRIETDTVICAAGAWSRPVGEWAGVDLPVTPLRRQILVTEPVADLPPMAFTIDFGTTFYFHREGPGLLLGMSDPDETPGFKLDRSDAWLPRLGEAMARRAPALMETGIATGWAGLYEVTPDHNALIGTARGVDRFIYATGFSGHGFLMSPAVGEVVRDLYLGRTPFVDVTGFDAGRFALSGARPEINIV from the coding sequence ATGGGACGTGACCTGCCCGGGCGGGCGTCGGTGGTCATCATCGGAGGCGGCGCCATGGGCGTCAGCTCGGCGTACGCGCTGGCCGCGGCCGGCGTGCGCGACGTGGTCCTCGTCGACAAGGGGCCGCTGGGCTCCGGCTCGACCTCCAAGGCGGCCGGCGGCGTGCGCGCGCAGTTCTCCGACCGGGTCAACATCGAGCTCGCCGTACGCAGCCTGGAGACGTTCGAGACCTTCGCCGAGCGCTTCGGGCAGGAGATCGACCTGCACAAGCCGGGCTACCTGTTCCTGCTCGACTCCCCCGAGTCGGTCGCGGAGTTCGAGAAGAACGTGGCGATCCAGAACGACCTCGGCGTCCCCAGCCGGATGATCCCGGTCCGGGAAGCCAAGGAGCTGTCGCCGCTGATCGACACCGACGGGCTGCTGGCCGCCGCCTACTCCCCCACCGACGGCCACTGCACGCCCGAGTCCGTGGTGCTCGGCTACGCGGGCGCGGCCCGGCGGCTGGGCGCGCGGCTGCTGCCGAACTGCGCCGCGACCGGCATCGAGGTCGTGGACGGCCGCATCGTCGCCGTCCGGACGGAGGCCGGCCGCATCGAGACCGACACGGTGATCTGCGCGGCGGGCGCCTGGTCACGCCCGGTCGGCGAGTGGGCGGGGGTCGACCTGCCGGTGACCCCGCTGCGCCGGCAGATCCTGGTCACCGAGCCGGTCGCGGATCTGCCGCCGATGGCGTTCACCATCGACTTCGGCACCACGTTCTACTTCCACCGCGAGGGCCCCGGGCTGCTCCTCGGCATGTCCGACCCGGACGAGACGCCGGGGTTCAAGCTCGACCGCTCCGACGCCTGGCTGCCCAGGCTCGGCGAGGCCATGGCCCGCCGCGCCCCGGCGCTGATGGAGACCGGCATCGCCACCGGCTGGGCCGGGCTCTACGAGGTGACGCCGGACCACAACGCGCTCATCGGCACCGCCCGCGGCGTCGACCGGTTCATCTACGCCACCGGCTTCTCCGGCCACGGCTTCCTGATGAGCCCGGCCGTCGGCGAGGTGGTCCGCGACCTCTACCTGGGCCGGACGCCGTTCGTGGACGTCACCGGCTTCGACGCGGGCCGCTTCGCCCTTTCCGGGGCCAGGCCCGAGATCAACATCGTCTGA
- a CDS encoding LysR family transcriptional regulator — protein MLNPLHLRTLTAVLNAGSFAAAARRLGYTGSAVSQQIAALERAVRMPLFERGAQTITPTPAARYLVLRAYEALAALDALEEDVRGMSEGTIGRLRLGSFPTASQRLLPIALAAYAQTHPAVETLLDEGEPDELIPLVRAGELDLALVYRYDLVPRAWPRDLRELPLLAEELLLLLPGGHSLATAGAVALDDLKHETWVSTRKGTSGASCLRRLCARAGYEPQVDYRSNDYGVIHGFVRSGLGVALVPALAHLPGEGVVATRLDGVEARRRIAAVHRTASANPAVTGAVCSLRLAAARLEDDLPGSIRTSYAAPTDAEA, from the coding sequence ATGCTCAACCCGCTCCACCTGCGGACGCTGACCGCCGTGCTGAACGCGGGCTCGTTCGCCGCCGCGGCCCGGCGGCTCGGCTACACGGGGTCCGCGGTCTCGCAGCAGATCGCGGCGCTGGAGCGGGCGGTCAGGATGCCGCTGTTCGAGCGCGGCGCCCAGACGATCACGCCGACGCCGGCCGCCCGGTATCTGGTGCTGCGGGCGTACGAGGCGCTGGCCGCGCTGGACGCGCTGGAGGAGGACGTCCGCGGCATGTCCGAGGGGACGATCGGGCGGCTGCGGCTGGGCAGCTTCCCCACCGCGAGCCAGCGGCTGCTGCCGATCGCCCTGGCCGCGTACGCGCAGACGCATCCGGCGGTGGAGACCCTGCTCGACGAGGGGGAGCCCGACGAGCTGATCCCGCTGGTCCGGGCGGGCGAGCTCGACCTGGCCCTGGTCTACCGCTACGACCTGGTGCCCCGCGCCTGGCCGCGCGACCTGCGGGAGCTCCCGCTGCTGGCGGAGGAGCTGCTGCTCCTGCTGCCCGGGGGGCACTCGCTGGCCACCGCAGGGGCGGTCGCGCTCGACGACCTCAAGCACGAGACGTGGGTGTCCACCAGGAAGGGCACCTCCGGGGCCTCCTGCCTGCGCCGGCTGTGCGCGCGGGCGGGCTACGAACCGCAGGTCGACTACCGCAGCAACGACTACGGCGTGATCCACGGGTTCGTGCGCTCCGGTCTCGGCGTGGCGCTCGTCCCGGCGCTGGCGCACCTGCCCGGCGAGGGCGTGGTCGCGACCAGGCTCGACGGCGTCGAGGCCCGCCGGCGCATCGCCGCCGTACACCGGACCGCCAGCGCCAACCCGGCCGTGACCGGCGCCGTGTGCTCCCTGCGGCTGGCCGCGGCCCGGCTGGAGGACGACCTCCCCGGCAGCATAAGAACTTCTTACGCCGCACCCACAGATGCCGAGGCTTGA
- a CDS encoding FAD-binding and (Fe-S)-binding domain-containing protein translates to MDRAAALATDLRRRGITDVLDDSTSRALHSSDASLYRVPPLLVARPRSAEDVATAVELCARHEIPLTARGGGTSVAGNAVGPGLVLDFSRHLNQVLRVDPEARTAVVQPGVVQAALQRAAAPYGLRFGPDPSTHTRCTIGGMIGNNACGSRTLGYGRTSDNVAGLKAVAGDGTALDLPAQAAPTALGLPGQGAPAAMSLPTPGASAAPGLPAQGIPAALRDLVMADLATIRTEFGRFGRQMSGYALEHLLPERGFDVARLLVGSEGTLAVLTEATVRLVTDPAHRALVVLGYSDIAAAGDAAPAVLEHRPTACEGIDARIVDVVRLRRGPGAVPPLPRGAAWLFVEVAGDDRAEVLERATRVAAGGEDALIVTDPAEAAALWRIREDGAGLSGRSPAGRPAHAGWEDAAVPPEMLGRYLRDFEALLAGHGLTGLPYGHFGDGCLHIRLDVPLDRPGGRERFRDFLVTAATLVAGYGGSLSGEHGDGRARSELLPLMYSPAAIDLFAGVKAIFDPGDVLNPGVLVRPRPLDADLRVPAARPVRAGLALAYRHDGGDFGQAVHRCTGVGKCRADNTAAGGVMCPSYLATREEKDSTRGRARVLQEMINGSDVTGGWRSPEVHEALDLCLSCKGCASDCPTGIDMAAYKSEVLHQTYKGRVRPLTHYSLGRLPRWARLASRMPRAANALMRVPGLPALAGVDRRRGLPEFAPETFRAWFERRRPAKGRRGSTDGGRREEEGRPVMLFVDTFTDHFAPEIGRATVKVLEAAGYRPRISERRQCCALTWISTGQLDAARAILGRTVAELAEAAGQGVPIVGMEPSCTAVLRSDALELLDEAVAGPVARMTRTLAELLSGTPGWRPPALDGVTVVAQPHCHHHAVMGWEQDLRLLREAGAQVSRLGGCCGLAGNFGVEKGHYDVSVAVAEHQLLPAIREAAPGTAVLADGFSCRTQIADLSARRGTHLAQLLADRLP, encoded by the coding sequence ATGGACCGCGCAGCCGCTCTAGCGACCGACCTCCGCCGCCGCGGGATCACCGACGTGCTGGACGACTCCACGTCGCGGGCCCTCCACTCCTCCGACGCCTCCCTCTACCGGGTGCCGCCGCTGCTGGTGGCCCGGCCCAGATCCGCCGAGGACGTGGCGACGGCGGTCGAGCTGTGCGCGCGCCACGAGATCCCCCTCACCGCGCGCGGCGGCGGCACGTCGGTCGCCGGGAACGCCGTCGGCCCCGGTCTGGTGCTGGACTTCAGCCGCCACCTGAACCAGGTGCTGCGGGTCGACCCCGAGGCCCGCACGGCGGTGGTGCAGCCGGGCGTGGTCCAGGCGGCCCTGCAGCGGGCGGCGGCCCCGTACGGGCTGAGGTTCGGCCCCGACCCGTCCACCCACACCCGCTGCACGATCGGCGGCATGATCGGCAACAACGCCTGCGGCTCCAGGACGCTCGGCTACGGGCGCACGTCCGACAACGTCGCCGGTCTCAAGGCCGTGGCCGGCGACGGGACCGCGCTGGACCTGCCCGCGCAGGCCGCCCCCACCGCACTGGGCCTGCCCGGCCAGGGCGCTCCCGCCGCCATGAGCCTGCCCACCCCGGGTGCCTCCGCCGCGCCGGGCCTGCCCGCTCAGGGCATCCCGGCCGCGTTGCGGGACCTGGTGATGGCCGACCTGGCCACGATCAGGACCGAGTTCGGCCGGTTCGGGCGGCAGATGTCGGGATACGCGCTGGAGCACCTGCTGCCGGAGCGGGGGTTCGACGTGGCCCGCCTGCTGGTGGGCAGCGAGGGCACGCTGGCGGTGCTCACGGAGGCGACGGTGCGGCTGGTGACCGATCCGGCGCACCGCGCCCTGGTCGTGCTCGGCTACTCCGACATCGCCGCCGCCGGGGACGCCGCGCCGGCGGTGCTGGAGCACCGGCCGACGGCCTGCGAGGGCATCGACGCGCGCATCGTCGACGTGGTGCGCCTGAGGCGGGGCCCCGGCGCGGTGCCGCCGCTGCCGCGCGGCGCCGCCTGGCTGTTCGTCGAGGTCGCGGGCGACGACCGGGCCGAGGTGCTGGAGCGGGCCACCCGGGTGGCGGCCGGCGGCGAGGACGCCCTGATCGTCACCGACCCGGCCGAGGCCGCGGCGCTCTGGCGCATCCGTGAGGACGGCGCGGGCCTGTCGGGGCGCAGCCCCGCCGGGCGGCCGGCGCACGCGGGCTGGGAGGACGCCGCCGTGCCGCCCGAGATGCTGGGCCGCTACCTGCGCGACTTCGAGGCGCTGCTGGCCGGGCACGGCCTGACCGGCCTGCCGTACGGGCACTTCGGCGACGGCTGCCTGCACATCCGGCTCGACGTGCCGCTGGACCGGCCGGGCGGGCGCGAGCGGTTCAGGGACTTCCTGGTGACCGCGGCCACGCTGGTCGCCGGCTACGGCGGCTCGCTGTCCGGCGAGCACGGCGACGGCCGCGCCCGGAGCGAGCTGCTGCCGCTCATGTACTCGCCGGCGGCGATCGACCTGTTCGCCGGGGTCAAGGCGATCTTCGACCCGGGCGACGTGCTCAACCCCGGCGTGCTCGTACGGCCCCGCCCCCTCGACGCCGACCTGCGCGTCCCGGCCGCCCGCCCGGTGCGCGCGGGCCTGGCGCTGGCCTACCGCCACGACGGCGGCGACTTCGGGCAGGCCGTGCACCGCTGCACGGGCGTGGGCAAGTGCCGGGCCGACAACACCGCGGCCGGCGGGGTGATGTGCCCCTCCTACCTGGCCACCAGGGAGGAGAAGGACTCCACCCGGGGCCGCGCCCGGGTGCTCCAGGAGATGATCAACGGCTCGGACGTCACCGGCGGCTGGCGCTCGCCCGAGGTCCACGAGGCGCTCGACCTCTGCCTGTCCTGCAAGGGCTGCGCCTCGGACTGCCCGACGGGGATCGACATGGCCGCGTACAAGTCCGAGGTGCTCCACCAGACCTACAAGGGCCGTGTCCGCCCGCTCACGCACTACTCCCTGGGGCGGCTGCCGCGCTGGGCGCGGCTGGCGAGCAGGATGCCGCGGGCGGCGAACGCGCTCATGCGGGTGCCGGGGCTGCCGGCGCTGGCCGGGGTGGACCGGCGGCGCGGGCTCCCGGAGTTCGCGCCGGAGACGTTCCGGGCCTGGTTCGAGCGGCGGCGGCCGGCGAAGGGCAGGCGGGGGTCGACGGACGGCGGGCGGAGGGAGGAGGAGGGCAGGCCGGTGATGTTGTTCGTCGACACCTTCACCGACCATTTCGCGCCGGAGATCGGCCGGGCGACCGTGAAGGTGCTGGAGGCCGCCGGCTACCGGCCGCGGATCAGCGAGCGCCGCCAGTGCTGCGCCCTCACGTGGATCTCCACCGGCCAGCTGGACGCGGCCCGGGCCATCCTGGGCCGCACGGTCGCCGAGCTGGCCGAGGCCGCCGGGCAGGGCGTGCCGATCGTGGGGATGGAGCCGTCGTGCACGGCGGTGCTGCGCTCGGACGCGCTGGAGCTCCTGGACGAGGCGGTGGCCGGGCCGGTGGCGCGCATGACCCGCACGCTGGCCGAGCTGCTGTCCGGCACGCCCGGCTGGCGGCCGCCCGCGCTCGACGGGGTGACGGTGGTGGCCCAGCCGCACTGCCACCACCACGCCGTCATGGGCTGGGAGCAGGACCTGCGGCTGCTGCGGGAGGCGGGCGCCCAGGTGAGCCGGCTGGGCGGGTGCTGCGGGCTGGCGGGCAACTTCGGCGTCGAGAAGGGGCACTACGACGTGTCCGTGGCGGTGGCCGAGCACCAGTTGCTCCCGGCGATCCGGGAGGCCGCGCCGGGGACGGCGGTGCTCGCCGACGGGTTCTCCTGCCGCACCCAGATCGCCGATCTGTCGGCCCGGCGGGGCACCCACCTGGCCCAGCTCCTCGCCGACCGGCTGCCGTAA
- a CDS encoding 2-oxoadipate dioxygenase/decarboxylase, which translates to MVDATALRAAFARRLSAMYGTEVPAYNTLVDVAQEVNREVLARMGAGAERLGSIGRVTAERHGAIRVGTPAELAQVARIFGAMGMYPVGYYDLREAASSSVPVVSTAFRPVDEAELAANPFRVFTSMLVTGDRRFFGADLERRLGEFLGARRLFPPRLLDLADRAEAEGGLDEEAAEEFLTLATRAFELSAEPVSRSWYAELERVSAVAADIGGVASTHVNHLTPRVLDIDALYARMSERGITMIDAIQGPPRWDGPDLLLRQTSFRALAEPRLFREDDGRVVQDDLRVRFGEVEARGIAVTPAGRALYDELSAELDAALAGQQVTAEERNAAGAKLWADRVPRGEAELVAGDLAYFTFHVLDARPGGAAPADLATLLAGGWVGARPIVYEDFLPRSAAGIFQSNLTSDGAKDVTAAGADFGPEALAGVLGRPLHDPYELYASIRAASLARVRDELGLATEITLPSAR; encoded by the coding sequence ATGGTCGACGCGACCGCACTCCGGGCGGCTTTCGCCCGGCGCCTGTCAGCGATGTACGGCACCGAGGTCCCCGCGTACAACACGCTCGTCGACGTCGCGCAGGAGGTGAACCGCGAGGTGCTGGCCCGGATGGGCGCCGGCGCCGAGCGCCTCGGCTCCATCGGCCGCGTCACCGCCGAGCGGCACGGCGCGATCCGCGTCGGCACCCCGGCCGAGCTGGCGCAGGTCGCGCGGATCTTCGGCGCGATGGGCATGTACCCCGTCGGCTACTACGACCTGCGAGAGGCGGCCAGCAGCTCCGTGCCCGTCGTCTCCACGGCCTTCCGCCCCGTGGACGAGGCCGAGCTGGCCGCCAACCCCTTCCGCGTGTTCACCTCCATGCTGGTGACGGGCGACCGGCGCTTCTTCGGCGCGGACCTGGAGCGCCGGCTCGGCGAGTTCCTGGGTGCGCGCCGGCTGTTCCCGCCGCGCCTGCTCGACCTGGCCGACCGCGCCGAGGCCGAGGGCGGCCTGGACGAGGAGGCGGCCGAGGAGTTCCTGACGCTCGCCACGCGGGCGTTCGAGCTGTCCGCGGAGCCGGTCTCCCGCAGCTGGTACGCCGAGCTCGAACGCGTGTCCGCCGTGGCCGCCGACATCGGCGGCGTGGCCTCCACGCACGTCAACCACCTGACTCCGCGCGTGCTCGACATCGACGCCCTCTACGCCCGCATGAGCGAGCGTGGCATCACCATGATCGACGCCATCCAGGGGCCGCCCCGCTGGGACGGCCCCGACCTCCTGCTGCGCCAGACCTCCTTCCGCGCGCTGGCCGAGCCGCGGCTGTTCAGGGAGGACGACGGCCGGGTCGTCCAGGACGACCTGCGGGTGCGGTTCGGGGAGGTGGAGGCGCGCGGCATCGCCGTGACGCCCGCCGGCCGCGCGCTCTACGACGAGCTGTCGGCCGAGCTGGACGCGGCGCTCGCCGGGCAGCAGGTCACCGCGGAGGAGCGCAACGCCGCCGGGGCCAAGCTGTGGGCGGACCGGGTGCCGCGCGGCGAGGCAGAGCTGGTCGCGGGCGATCTCGCGTACTTCACCTTCCACGTCCTCGACGCCCGCCCCGGCGGCGCCGCGCCCGCCGACCTCGCGACGCTCCTGGCGGGCGGGTGGGTCGGCGCCCGGCCCATCGTGTACGAGGACTTCCTGCCGCGCTCGGCCGCCGGCATCTTCCAGTCCAACCTGACCTCCGACGGCGCCAAGGACGTGACGGCGGCGGGCGCGGACTTCGGCCCCGAGGCGCTGGCCGGGGTGCTCGGACGCCCGCTGCACGACCCCTATGAGCTGTACGCGTCGATCCGGGCGGCGTCGCTGGCCCGCGTCCGCGACGAGCTCGGCCTGGCCACGGAGATCACCCTGCCCTCGGCCCGTTAG
- a CDS encoding GntR family transcriptional regulator has translation MPPTREHAELKLQPLPHAGRSLAEQVISEVRRAVHTGAMVPGRLYSVYQVAEQLNVSRSPVREAMLRLAEAGLVQVERNRGFRVVLPHPREIVEIFGVRLALELPAVRRAAGGDAAGLGAALRATMEEMAAAVEAGDEALFFQLDQALHDRLLVAAGNGRARAIVGGLRDTMRILGTSTDDRSRTLRQVHEEHEPIVAAVAAADAEGAVRAMRAHLTNTGLILARQAARAQGEPVDVDALWASIVEEPQPG, from the coding sequence ATGCCGCCGACCCGCGAACACGCCGAGCTGAAGCTGCAGCCGTTGCCGCACGCGGGCCGGTCGCTGGCCGAGCAGGTGATCTCCGAGGTGCGCCGGGCGGTGCACACGGGCGCGATGGTCCCCGGCCGGCTCTACTCCGTCTACCAGGTGGCCGAGCAGCTCAACGTCTCCAGGAGCCCGGTCCGCGAGGCGATGCTGCGCCTGGCCGAGGCGGGGCTGGTGCAGGTCGAGCGCAACCGCGGGTTCCGCGTCGTACTGCCGCACCCCCGCGAGATCGTCGAGATCTTCGGGGTGCGGCTGGCGCTGGAGCTGCCCGCCGTGCGGCGGGCCGCCGGGGGCGACGCCGCCGGGCTCGGCGCGGCGCTGCGGGCGACCATGGAGGAGATGGCGGCGGCGGTCGAGGCGGGCGACGAGGCGCTGTTCTTCCAGCTCGACCAGGCGCTGCACGACCGCCTTCTGGTCGCGGCGGGCAACGGCAGGGCCCGCGCGATCGTGGGCGGGCTGCGCGACACCATGCGCATCCTCGGCACGTCCACGGACGACCGCTCCCGCACGCTGCGGCAGGTGCACGAGGAGCACGAGCCGATCGTGGCGGCCGTCGCGGCGGCGGACGCCGAAGGCGCGGTGCGGGCGATGCGGGCCCACCTGACCAACACCGGCCTCATCCTGGCCCGCCAGGCGGCCAGGGCCCAGGGCGAGCCGGTCGACGTGGACGCGTTGTGGGCGTCCATCGTCGAAGAGCCGCAGCCGGGCTAA
- a CDS encoding citrate/2-methylcitrate synthase has product MSTTTEQVTGWWATAISDISPGVIRLHGYPVEQLIGRLSFADTIWLMLRGEVPSPGQSALFEAALVSGVDHGPQAPSIAAARMAATCGVGLNTAVATGVGLLGDVHGGAGQECMAVLADIRERAAPAPAGVDPTGTGLAGSGLAGTGLAGADPTETGVAGTGVAGTGVAGTGVAGTGVAGTGVAGTGVAGTGVAGTGVAGTGVAGTELVEVVSGVLAGYRGAKRYFPGFGHRFHPRDPRRDPLLRAVEDAVRDGVVEGAYLRIGLEIERQLAPVPMNVDGATAIVYSELGFAPELGRGLFVLSRAVGVLAHAWEEHGEGRRIKGPIPPPLLPAYRGPEPRDLPTDRGPEPRDLPTERDHGAT; this is encoded by the coding sequence ATGAGCACGACGACAGAGCAGGTGACCGGATGGTGGGCCACCGCCATATCCGACATCTCCCCCGGCGTCATCCGGCTGCACGGCTATCCCGTCGAGCAGCTCATCGGCCGGCTGTCGTTCGCCGACACGATCTGGCTGATGCTGCGCGGCGAGGTGCCCTCTCCCGGCCAGTCCGCGCTGTTCGAGGCCGCGCTGGTGTCCGGGGTCGACCACGGGCCGCAGGCGCCCTCGATCGCCGCCGCCCGCATGGCCGCCACCTGCGGCGTCGGTCTCAACACCGCCGTGGCCACGGGCGTCGGGCTGCTCGGGGACGTGCACGGCGGCGCGGGCCAGGAGTGCATGGCGGTGCTCGCCGACATCCGAGAGCGAGCCGCCCCAGCCCCGGCAGGGGTCGACCCAACGGGAACCGGCCTGGCGGGAAGTGGCCTGGCGGGAACTGGCTTGGCGGGGGCCGACCCGACGGAGACCGGCGTGGCGGGGACCGGCGTGGCGGGGACCGGCGTGGCGGGGACCGGCGTGGCGGGGACCGGCGTGGCGGGGACCGGCGTGGCGGGGACCGGCGTGGCGGGGACCGGCGTGGCGGGGACCGGCGTGGCGGGGACCGGCGTGGCGGGGACCGAGCTGGTGGAGGTGGTCTCGGGGGTGCTGGCCGGGTATCGGGGTGCCAAGCGGTACTTCCCCGGGTTCGGCCACCGCTTCCACCCGCGCGATCCCCGCCGCGACCCGCTCCTGCGGGCGGTCGAGGACGCGGTCCGCGACGGCGTCGTCGAGGGCGCGTACCTGCGGATCGGGCTGGAGATCGAGCGGCAGCTGGCGCCGGTGCCGATGAACGTCGACGGCGCCACCGCCATCGTCTACAGCGAGCTCGGCTTCGCGCCCGAGCTGGGCAGGGGCCTGTTCGTCCTGTCACGCGCGGTCGGGGTCCTGGCGCACGCGTGGGAGGAGCACGGGGAGGGCCGCCGCATCAAAGGCCCCATACCGCCCCCGCTGCTCCCCGCCTACCGGGGGCCGGAGCCCCGCGACCTCCCCACCGACCGGGGGCCGGAGCCCCGCGACCTACCCACCGAACGGGACCACGGAGCCACGTGA
- a CDS encoding CaiB/BaiF CoA transferase family protein produces the protein MTDNSSPRLLDGVRVLDMTNVLSGPYAGYQLALMGADVIKLEIPGTGDLARQLGADPRLSGENLGVSFLAQNAGKRSVTVNLKHASGREVFTRLLGEADVLLENFRPGVLDKLGFGWERLREINPGLVYCALSGFGATGPMRERPAYDQVIQGLAGIMSVTGTPDTAPVRVGYPVCDSAGGITAAFAVAAALHRKLRTGQGAHLDVSMLDAALTGMGWVVSDYLVAGREPVAMANENRTSAPSGTFETADGQLNIAANKQEQFETLCRVLGRPELMSDPRFRTRDDRKIHRDALREELEKTLKTRPAAEWDEILLPTGVPAAPVVTVPQALRSPQVEHRGLLHRLPSPASGGGELVLLGGAAHVDGRPLAPTGPPPRLGEHTHAVLRTLGYSDADIARLHQEGAI, from the coding sequence ATGACCGACAACTCATCACCGCGGCTGCTCGACGGCGTACGCGTGCTCGACATGACGAACGTCCTGTCCGGCCCGTACGCCGGCTACCAGCTCGCCCTCATGGGCGCCGACGTGATCAAGCTGGAGATCCCCGGCACCGGAGACCTGGCCCGCCAGCTCGGCGCCGACCCCCGCCTCAGCGGCGAGAACCTCGGCGTCTCCTTCCTGGCGCAGAACGCGGGCAAGCGCTCGGTCACGGTCAACCTCAAGCACGCCTCCGGCCGCGAGGTCTTCACCAGGCTGCTGGGCGAGGCGGACGTGCTGCTGGAGAACTTCCGCCCCGGCGTGCTGGACAAGCTCGGCTTCGGCTGGGAACGGCTGCGCGAGATCAACCCCGGCCTGGTCTACTGCGCGCTGTCCGGCTTCGGCGCCACCGGGCCCATGCGCGAGCGCCCCGCCTACGACCAGGTGATCCAGGGCCTGGCGGGCATCATGAGCGTCACCGGCACCCCCGACACCGCGCCCGTGCGGGTGGGCTACCCGGTGTGCGACAGCGCCGGGGGCATCACCGCCGCCTTCGCCGTGGCCGCCGCCCTGCACCGCAAGCTCCGCACCGGCCAGGGCGCCCACCTGGACGTGTCCATGCTGGACGCCGCGCTCACGGGGATGGGCTGGGTGGTCTCCGACTACCTCGTCGCCGGGCGGGAGCCGGTGGCCATGGCCAACGAGAACCGTACGTCGGCGCCGTCGGGCACCTTCGAGACCGCCGACGGCCAGCTCAACATCGCCGCCAACAAGCAGGAGCAGTTCGAGACCCTCTGCCGGGTGCTGGGCCGGCCGGAGCTCATGAGCGACCCCCGCTTCCGCACCAGGGACGACCGCAAGATCCACCGCGACGCCCTGCGCGAGGAGCTGGAGAAGACGCTCAAGACCAGGCCGGCGGCCGAGTGGGACGAGATCCTGCTGCCGACCGGCGTACCCGCGGCGCCGGTGGTCACCGTCCCGCAGGCGCTGCGCTCGCCGCAGGTCGAGCACCGCGGCCTGCTGCACCGCCTGCCCTCCCCCGCCTCCGGGGGCGGCGAGCTCGTACTGCTGGGCGGTGCCGCCCACGTGGACGGCCGCCCGCTGGCCCCCACCGGCCCGCCGCCGAGGCTCGGCGAGCACACCCACGCGGTGCTGCGCACCCTCGGCTACTCCGACGCCGACATCGCCCGCCTGCACCAGGAAGGAGCCATATGA
- a CDS encoding NAD(P)-dependent alcohol dehydrogenase gives MRAQAAVLRDPGKPFTVEDVSLAAPGPGEALVRVAGVGMCHTDVLFRGLAELPMPMVFGHEGSGVVEAVGPGVTRVAPGDHVVMSYDSCGWCGRCVTGAASYCDEFMARNLSGVRADGSAGATGTGGEPVAARWFGQSSFATHAVATERNLVAVDRSLPLELLGPLGCGLQTGAGSVLIALNVRPAEAIAVFGAGAVGLAAVMAAKVAGAGEIVAVDLHASRRELALELGATRALDGADPGLAGAVGEVDHSFDTTGVPEVIRTAITVLRPGGTCGLVGAGGGEVTLRPAALAGRTVRFILEGDAVPQQFIPMLIGLWRQGRFPFDRLIRTYPLGGINDAERDSASGATVKPVLLPAS, from the coding sequence ATGCGAGCTCAAGCCGCGGTCCTGCGCGACCCGGGCAAGCCGTTCACCGTCGAGGACGTCTCGCTCGCCGCGCCCGGCCCCGGCGAGGCGCTGGTCCGCGTGGCGGGCGTGGGCATGTGCCACACCGACGTGCTGTTCCGGGGGCTGGCGGAGCTGCCGATGCCGATGGTCTTCGGGCACGAGGGGTCGGGCGTCGTCGAGGCGGTCGGCCCCGGGGTGACCCGCGTGGCGCCCGGCGACCACGTCGTGATGAGCTACGACTCCTGCGGCTGGTGCGGGCGGTGCGTGACCGGCGCGGCCTCGTACTGCGACGAGTTCATGGCGCGCAACCTCAGCGGGGTGCGCGCGGACGGGTCGGCCGGGGCCACCGGGACCGGCGGCGAGCCGGTCGCGGCCCGCTGGTTCGGCCAGTCCTCCTTCGCCACCCACGCCGTCGCCACCGAGCGCAACCTGGTCGCCGTCGACAGGTCGCTGCCGCTGGAGCTGCTCGGACCGCTGGGCTGCGGCCTGCAGACCGGGGCGGGCTCGGTGCTCATCGCCCTCAACGTCCGCCCGGCCGAGGCCATCGCCGTGTTCGGCGCCGGGGCGGTCGGCCTCGCGGCGGTCATGGCCGCCAAGGTCGCGGGCGCCGGCGAGATCGTCGCGGTGGACCTGCACGCCTCGAGGCGCGAGCTGGCCCTGGAGCTCGGCGCGACCCGGGCGCTCGACGGCGCCGACCCCGGCCTGGCGGGCGCCGTCGGCGAGGTGGACCACTCCTTCGACACCACCGGCGTGCCCGAGGTGATCCGCACCGCGATCACCGTGCTGCGCCCCGGCGGGACGTGCGGCCTGGTCGGCGCGGGCGGCGGCGAGGTCACGCTGCGGCCGGCCGCGCTCGCCGGGCGCACCGTCCGCTTCATCCTGGAGGGCGACGCCGTGCCCCAGCAGTTCATCCCGATGCTGATCGGGCTGTGGCGGCAGGGCCGCTTCCCCTTCGACCGGCTGATCCGCACGTACCCGCTGGGCGGCATCAACGACGCCGAACGCGACTCGGCGAGCGGCGCCACGGTCAAGCCCGTCCTGCTGCCGGCCTCATGA